From Pseudoxanthomonas sp. CF385, a single genomic window includes:
- a CDS encoding PilX N-terminal domain-containing pilus assembly protein: MPSMKSNRSGQRGASLVIVLILLLVMTLLGLAVLRGALLEERMSANLLDRSQNFQAAEAALRDAEARLLANQWGVNPPAAGAACTNGMCGVPAAAVADRATDPTFAGWQASVVNVNNGIGAQPVQPQFFIEHAGWVETWFECNEIGSKYRGTELCIRPIYKVTARSEANGRASVLLQSSFVAP; this comes from the coding sequence ATGCCGTCGATGAAATCCAATCGCAGCGGTCAACGTGGCGCGTCGCTGGTGATCGTGTTGATCTTGCTGCTGGTCATGACCCTCCTGGGCCTGGCCGTACTGCGAGGCGCTCTCCTGGAGGAGCGCATGAGTGCCAACCTGCTCGATCGCAGCCAGAATTTCCAGGCAGCGGAGGCCGCCCTGCGTGATGCGGAGGCGAGGCTCCTGGCTAACCAGTGGGGCGTCAATCCTCCGGCCGCGGGTGCTGCTTGCACCAATGGCATGTGTGGCGTACCGGCGGCGGCGGTCGCCGATCGCGCGACTGACCCGACGTTCGCCGGATGGCAGGCTTCGGTGGTGAACGTCAACAACGGCATCGGTGCGCAACCTGTCCAGCCGCAGTTCTTCATCGAACACGCCGGCTGGGTCGAAACCTGGTTCGAATGCAACGAAATCGGCAGCAAGTACCGGGGCACGGAACTGTGCATTCGGCCGATCTACAAGGTGACTGCGCGCAGCGAGGCCAATGGCCGCGCCAGCGTGCTCCTGCAGTCTAGCTTCGTGGCGCCATGA
- a CDS encoding PilW family protein — protein sequence MKRTPVRIPRTRRQVEGLSLIEMMVALLLGLLVVSAAIGIFVSNQQAYRATESLGRVQENTRMAFEVMARNVREAGGNACNSSNSTPMINLLNTPANRWWSRWGVTPANVALGSGLIGIDAGAVTDAINVGGNAADRVAGTPALITLAAEQRVATVVSHTPANQTFTVQNANHGFQTGDVLVVCGQDSDMVSMASAGGAGVGTVRMAGLFQMTNAAGGTTIRNTASGTPGNASSNLGPGGSVFTYGPNASISRVQASVWYIGNGTDAANGQSLYQLNLAANGAAVAQEIIQGVNGLTLTYLLPGANQYVAAGAIPAARWPEVTAVRIDLALRANVGGGQINRNLVQVANLRNRSL from the coding sequence ATGAAAAGGACGCCGGTTCGTATTCCGCGCACGCGGCGCCAGGTCGAGGGCCTGAGCCTGATCGAGATGATGGTCGCGCTGCTGCTCGGCCTGTTGGTCGTCAGTGCCGCGATCGGCATCTTTGTTTCGAACCAACAGGCTTACCGCGCGACAGAAAGCCTCGGTCGTGTGCAGGAGAACACGCGCATGGCGTTCGAGGTCATGGCGCGCAACGTCAGGGAGGCAGGTGGCAACGCCTGCAACAGTTCCAACTCGACACCCATGATCAACCTGCTCAATACGCCAGCCAATCGCTGGTGGAGCCGTTGGGGCGTGACGCCAGCCAATGTCGCGTTGGGCAGCGGACTTATCGGCATCGACGCCGGTGCCGTGACCGACGCGATCAATGTCGGTGGCAATGCGGCCGACCGTGTGGCGGGCACACCGGCGTTGATCACGCTGGCGGCGGAGCAGCGGGTAGCCACGGTGGTCTCGCACACGCCGGCAAACCAGACCTTCACGGTCCAGAACGCGAATCACGGGTTCCAGACCGGCGATGTGCTGGTCGTCTGCGGCCAGGATTCGGACATGGTGTCGATGGCGAGCGCTGGCGGTGCGGGTGTAGGCACGGTACGCATGGCGGGCCTCTTCCAGATGACGAACGCCGCCGGCGGCACGACGATTCGCAACACGGCGAGCGGCACGCCCGGTAATGCTTCTTCCAACCTTGGGCCCGGCGGCAGCGTCTTCACGTACGGTCCCAACGCCTCCATTTCACGGGTACAGGCTTCGGTCTGGTACATCGGCAATGGGACCGATGCGGCCAACGGCCAATCGCTCTATCAGCTGAATCTGGCCGCAAATGGCGCGGCCGTTGCCCAGGAGATCATCCAGGGGGTCAACGGCCTGACGCTTACCTATCTGCTCCCCGGCGCGAATCAATACGTCGCGGCAGGCGCGATTCCCGCCGCGCGTTGGCCGGAGGTGACTGCCGTTCGCATCGATCTGGCACTGCGCGCCAACGTTGGCGGCGGCCAGATCAATCGAAATCTCGTGCAAGTAGCGAATCTGCGCAACAGGAGCCTGTAA
- the pilV gene encoding type IV pilus modification protein PilV: MKMQSSNRSASTQRGASLIEVMVSVLIMGVGLLGIAAMQATALRNSQSSLERSQAVIQSYTILEAMRANPAGVAAAQYNMVQTCNPPAANGTLAGQDLRDWIASLEQSLGNTPNTCGTVACVATNCVVTVQWDDSRGADGAGAGSTTYRIATRTQL, from the coding sequence ATGAAGATGCAGTCAAGCAATCGATCCGCAAGCACTCAGCGGGGCGCTAGCCTCATCGAGGTCATGGTATCCGTGCTGATCATGGGCGTCGGGCTGCTTGGCATCGCCGCGATGCAAGCGACCGCGCTGCGCAACAGCCAGAGTTCACTGGAGCGCAGTCAGGCGGTAATCCAGAGCTATACGATCCTTGAGGCCATGCGCGCGAATCCCGCGGGTGTGGCGGCGGCACAGTACAACATGGTGCAGACCTGCAATCCGCCAGCGGCCAACGGAACACTGGCGGGCCAGGATCTTCGTGACTGGATCGCTTCCCTGGAGCAGTCGTTGGGCAATACCCCCAATACCTGCGGGACGGTGGCCTGCGTCGCCACGAATTGCGTGGTCACCGTGCAGTGGGACGATAGCCGAGGGGCTGACGGCGCCGGCGCCGGAAGCACCACATATCGCATTGCCACCAGGACGCAGCTATGA
- a CDS encoding GspH/FimT family pseudopilin, translating to MLPFGCQSGRKCDSANRDQRGFTLIELMITLAVLAVLLVLAVPSFTSLINANRLTGQANELVADLQFARSEAIRRNQRVTLCPSTDDVNCGGGNWGRRIIVAPLGAGTEVVRVTRSRPNVTVAGAAASVVFRPDGLARDAAGQLVNTTLRLCLDTTRPAENVRQITLAAGARVATLAPVAGTCP from the coding sequence ATGCTGCCATTCGGCTGCCAATCCGGGCGGAAGTGCGATAGCGCGAACCGCGACCAACGAGGCTTCACCCTGATCGAGCTGATGATCACGCTGGCGGTCCTGGCCGTGCTGCTGGTCCTGGCGGTGCCCAGCTTCACCAGCTTGATCAACGCTAACCGTCTGACGGGCCAAGCGAACGAACTCGTGGCCGATCTGCAGTTCGCACGTTCCGAAGCGATCCGGCGAAACCAGCGGGTCACGCTGTGCCCCAGTACGGACGATGTCAATTGTGGAGGAGGCAACTGGGGGAGGCGCATCATCGTGGCGCCCTTGGGTGCGGGCACCGAGGTCGTCCGGGTCACCCGTTCCCGGCCGAATGTCACCGTTGCAGGGGCTGCCGCCAGCGTGGTGTTCCGCCCGGACGGACTGGCACGCGACGCAGCGGGCCAACTGGTCAATACCACCCTGCGCCTGTGCCTGGATACGACCCGCCCCGCAGAAAATGTCCGCCAGATCACGCTCGCCGCGGGAGCACGCGTGGCCACGCTCGCGCCTGTCGCGGGCACTTGCCCCTGA